In a single window of the Melioribacteraceae bacterium genome:
- a CDS encoding DUF86 domain-containing protein, with protein sequence MHKSNLLFEIMNQIINSTEIIQKRIKPIKKPNDFLVNDRSLERLDSLCMQLIALGESIKNLEKVAGKTFLKNYPDFEWKKAMGMRDIISHHYFDLNTEIVFQVCRDEIPKLNKILKKIIVDFEK encoded by the coding sequence ATGCATAAAAGTAATTTACTATTTGAGATAATGAACCAAATAATAAATTCTACTGAAATTATCCAAAAGAGAATTAAGCCGATCAAAAAACCTAATGATTTTTTAGTGAATGATAGAAGTCTTGAAAGATTAGACTCTCTTTGCATGCAATTGATTGCTCTAGGAGAAAGCATAAAGAACTTAGAGAAAGTTGCCGGAAAAACGTTTTTAAAAAACTATCCCGACTTTGAATGGAAAAAAGCCATGGGGATGAGAGATATAATATCACATCATTATTTTGATTTGAATACCGAAATTGTCTTCCAAGTATGCAGAGATGAAATTCCTAAACTGAATAAGATTTTGAAAAAGATAATTGTTGATTTTGAAAAATAG
- a CDS encoding nucleotidyltransferase domain-containing protein, with product MNQKEIIKKLSSYKKESEYHKKIKQIGLFGSFAKNNYTNQSDIDVFVKLKPAEMFTLIGIKNDLEKLFQRKIDIVALRQNMNKVLLNEIKQNGIYA from the coding sequence ATGAATCAAAAAGAAATTATAAAAAAATTAAGTTCTTATAAAAAAGAATCTGAATATCATAAAAAAATTAAGCAGATAGGTTTGTTTGGTTCATTTGCGAAAAACAACTACACAAATCAGAGCGATATTGACGTTTTTGTTAAATTGAAACCGGCTGAAATGTTTACTTTAATTGGAATAAAGAATGATTTGGAAAAATTATTCCAAAGGAAAATTGATATAGTGGCTCTTAGACAGAATATGAATAAAGTACTTTTAAATGAAATAAAGCAAAATGGGATTTATGCATAA
- a CDS encoding nucleotide sugar dehydrogenase — MKETLVKKIEDKSVIIGIIGLGYVGLPLGLTFVEKGIKVIGFDIDEKKIPILNNGASYIKHIPSERIKKAVDSKLFEATSDFSLLASCDAILICVPTPLDEHREPDISYVENSAITVAQYLRKGQLVVLESSTYPGTTEEILLPLFENKQDDSLVIPNPRPGGGACPPLREESLHVNLKVGHDFFLAFSPEREDPNNPDFETATIPKVVGGVTPPCLEVACKLYDLVIVKTVPVSSPRAAEATKLLENIYRSVNIALVNELKMVFDRMEIDVWEVIEAAKTKPFGYHPFYPGPGLGGHCIPIDPFYLTWKAREYDISTKFIELAGEINTFQPYYVVERTRDYLNEKLKKSLSGSKVLILGAAYKKNIDDMRESPTLKLIEILRAKGAEVDYNDPFVPKLPPSRKYKFDMISIELTAENLSRYDVVLLSTDHDFYKENSKLIIQNSKLILDTRNALTGENVYKA, encoded by the coding sequence ATGAAAGAAACTTTAGTTAAAAAAATTGAAGACAAATCAGTAATTATTGGCATCATCGGTCTTGGTTACGTTGGACTCCCATTAGGACTGACATTCGTTGAAAAGGGAATTAAGGTTATAGGTTTTGATATCGATGAGAAGAAAATACCAATACTAAATAATGGTGCTTCATATATAAAGCACATTCCCTCTGAAAGAATTAAAAAGGCGGTAGATTCAAAATTATTTGAGGCTACCTCTGACTTCTCACTTCTAGCCTCTTGCGATGCTATTTTAATTTGCGTTCCTACTCCGCTCGATGAGCACCGGGAACCGGATATTAGTTATGTTGAGAACTCAGCTATAACAGTAGCGCAATATTTAAGAAAAGGGCAGTTGGTAGTGCTTGAAAGTTCAACCTATCCGGGCACCACCGAAGAAATCTTACTCCCATTATTTGAAAATAAACAGGATGATTCTCTTGTCATTCCGAACCCACGTCCTGGCGGGGGTGCTTGCCCGCCGTTGCGGGAGGAATCTTTACATGTAAACTTAAAAGTCGGCCATGATTTTTTTCTCGCGTTCTCTCCCGAGCGTGAAGATCCCAACAATCCCGATTTTGAAACAGCCACTATACCTAAGGTGGTGGGCGGTGTAACTCCACCGTGTCTTGAAGTTGCATGCAAATTATACGATCTGGTTATTGTTAAAACTGTCCCCGTATCTTCTCCCAGAGCTGCAGAAGCAACAAAACTGCTTGAGAATATCTACCGATCGGTTAATATTGCCCTCGTTAATGAACTAAAGATGGTTTTTGATAGAATGGAGATTGATGTTTGGGAAGTTATTGAGGCGGCAAAGACAAAACCATTTGGTTATCATCCATTTTATCCGGGTCCAGGATTAGGCGGGCATTGTATTCCGATTGATCCGTTTTACCTTACATGGAAAGCACGTGAGTATGATATTTCAACTAAGTTCATTGAACTGGCAGGTGAGATTAACACATTTCAACCCTACTATGTTGTTGAGAGAACGAGAGATTACTTAAATGAGAAGCTGAAAAAATCTTTGAGCGGTTCGAAGGTATTGATTCTTGGGGCGGCCTACAAAAAGAATATTGATGATATGAGAGAATCCCCGACATTAAAGCTTATTGAGATTCTAAGAGCAAAAGGGGCAGAAGTTGATTATAATGATCCATTCGTTCCTAAATTACCACCGTCGCGTAAATATAAATTTGATATGATAAGTATAGAACTTACAGCCGAAAATCTCAGCAGATATGATGTTGTACTATTAAGTACCGACCACGATTTTTATAAAGAGAACTCTAAACTAATAATTCAAAATTCAAAATTGATTCTGGATACTCGAAACGCTCTTACGGGAGAGAATGTTTATAAGGCGTAG